A single region of the Lactobacillus xylocopicola genome encodes:
- the mutS gene encoding DNA mismatch repair protein MutS has protein sequence MAKASLTPMMEQYHKIKQQYPDAFLFYRVGDFYELFEDDAVKGAQLLELTLTHRSNKSETPIPMAGVPHVAVESYVDTLVEKGYKVALCEQLEDPKKARGMVKRGIIQLVTPGTHISDKPSQAKEVNYLASVVTTKNSFGLAYSDLSTGEMFATHLKAWSAVANELLSLRTREVIYNGHLSDSASDFLHQANITVSAPAELTETHAEISFAQQKLTNQAEKAAVAQLVAYILQTQHRSLAHLQVARSYEVSQYLQMSHTVQENLELIASAKTGKKMGSLFWVLDKTQTAMGGRLLKQWLARPLLTVAKLTNRQEMVQALLDGYFTRASVADALKGVYDLERLTGRIAFGNVNGRELLQLAHSLAAVPTIMATLQKSDSKILQDFAQKIDPLKGVAQLITATLVDQPPISTTEGNLIRASVDSQLDRYRDAMNNGKKWLMEMEKSERQQTGIDNLKVGFNSVFGYYIQVTNSNKSKVPLDRYTRKQTLSNAERYITPELKEHENLILEAQTKSTELEHDLFVKLRDEVKKYIPALQDLAAQLAAIDVYCSFAQVAEDNNYCRPSFHTDNQDVKVTLGRHPVVEQVMQAGSYIPNDVKLAEDTDIFLITGPNMSGKSTYMRQMALIAVMAQVGSFVPAASADLPIFDQIFTRIGAADDLISGQSTFMVEMTEANDALMHATKRSLVLFDEIGRGTATYDGMALAGAIVQYLHDEIGAKVLFATHFHELTAMEQTLPRLKNIHVGATEENGKLIFLHKILPGPADQSYGIHVAQLAGMPRKVLRQATKLLNRLEAQGSNLNPTSAQLDLFSVDQASQEQDAIGTAGKAERSDKEKDILDDISNLYLADQTPLQVMQLVESWQAELRDEQ, from the coding sequence ATGGCAAAAGCAAGTCTTACTCCAATGATGGAGCAATATCATAAAATTAAGCAACAATATCCCGATGCTTTTCTTTTTTATCGTGTCGGCGATTTTTATGAATTATTTGAAGATGATGCGGTTAAGGGTGCGCAACTATTGGAATTGACACTAACTCACCGGTCAAACAAGAGTGAAACCCCTATTCCAATGGCGGGGGTCCCTCACGTTGCAGTGGAATCTTATGTCGATACGCTGGTCGAAAAGGGTTATAAGGTCGCCTTGTGTGAACAACTAGAAGATCCTAAAAAAGCTCGGGGCATGGTCAAGCGGGGCATTATTCAGTTAGTGACCCCCGGTACACACATTAGTGACAAGCCTAGCCAAGCTAAGGAGGTTAACTACCTAGCCTCGGTGGTGACTACGAAAAATTCTTTTGGCCTGGCCTACAGTGATTTGTCGACGGGGGAGATGTTTGCTACGCATTTGAAGGCTTGGTCGGCAGTTGCTAACGAACTTTTGTCATTGCGCACGAGAGAAGTTATTTATAATGGTCACTTGAGTGACAGTGCCAGCGATTTTTTGCATCAGGCTAACATTACTGTTTCGGCACCGGCGGAGTTGACTGAAACACACGCTGAAATTTCCTTTGCCCAACAAAAGTTAACTAATCAAGCAGAAAAAGCAGCGGTGGCTCAATTAGTCGCTTATATTCTTCAAACGCAACATCGCAGTTTGGCGCACTTGCAGGTTGCGCGCAGTTATGAAGTGAGCCAGTATTTGCAGATGTCGCATACTGTGCAAGAGAATCTGGAGCTGATTGCGTCGGCTAAAACCGGTAAGAAGATGGGCTCCTTGTTTTGGGTACTGGATAAGACCCAGACAGCAATGGGTGGCAGATTGCTTAAGCAGTGGCTAGCGCGCCCCTTGTTAACTGTTGCTAAGCTGACTAACCGCCAGGAGATGGTCCAAGCACTACTTGATGGTTATTTTACGCGCGCGAGCGTGGCAGACGCACTCAAGGGAGTTTATGACTTGGAGCGCTTAACCGGGCGCATCGCCTTTGGCAATGTTAACGGTAGAGAACTGTTACAGTTGGCGCACTCTCTTGCAGCTGTGCCAACGATAATGGCAACCTTACAAAAGTCGGATAGTAAGATATTGCAAGATTTTGCGCAAAAGATTGACCCGCTCAAGGGTGTGGCGCAGTTAATTACTGCCACGCTGGTCGATCAGCCCCCAATTTCAACAACTGAAGGCAACTTAATCAGAGCTAGTGTAGATAGTCAGCTCGACCGCTACCGTGACGCAATGAACAATGGCAAAAAGTGGCTGATGGAAATGGAAAAAAGCGAACGACAGCAAACTGGGATTGATAATCTGAAAGTTGGTTTTAATTCTGTTTTTGGCTATTATATTCAAGTCACTAATTCAAATAAGAGTAAGGTGCCACTCGACCGTTATACACGCAAACAGACACTATCTAATGCGGAGCGGTACATCACACCAGAACTCAAGGAACATGAAAACCTGATTTTGGAAGCGCAAACTAAGTCAACTGAGTTGGAACATGACCTGTTCGTAAAACTTCGTGACGAAGTAAAGAAGTACATTCCAGCCTTACAAGACCTGGCTGCGCAGCTTGCCGCTATAGATGTATACTGCTCTTTTGCCCAAGTTGCAGAAGACAATAATTATTGTCGGCCTAGCTTTCACACTGATAATCAGGATGTAAAAGTTACCCTAGGTAGGCATCCGGTGGTTGAACAGGTAATGCAGGCTGGCTCTTATATCCCCAATGATGTTAAGTTAGCAGAAGATACCGATATTTTTCTTATTACCGGACCCAATATGTCTGGTAAGAGTACCTATATGAGGCAGATGGCCTTGATTGCCGTGATGGCCCAGGTAGGCTCCTTTGTGCCGGCCGCTAGTGCGGATTTACCAATCTTTGATCAAATTTTTACTCGGATCGGGGCAGCAGATGATTTAATATCAGGACAGAGTACCTTCATGGTTGAGATGACCGAGGCTAATGATGCCTTGATGCATGCCACTAAGCGTAGTCTGGTCTTGTTTGATGAGATCGGTCGCGGAACTGCTACTTATGACGGCATGGCTTTAGCTGGTGCAATTGTCCAGTACTTGCATGATGAGATTGGGGCCAAGGTACTGTTTGCCACCCACTTCCATGAATTGACGGCTATGGAGCAGACCCTACCCCGCCTCAAAAACATTCATGTTGGTGCGACAGAAGAAAATGGCAAGTTGATTTTTTTGCACAAGATTTTGCCGGGGCCGGCCGACCAGAGTTACGGCATCCACGTGGCTCAACTTGCTGGGATGCCGCGCAAGGTTTTGCGTCAGGCCACTAAGTTATTGAATCGACTTGAGGCACAAGGCAGCAACCTTAACCCAACTTCAGCCCAGCTTGACTTATTCAGTGTAGATCAAGCAAGCCAGGAACAAGACGCTATCGGTACTGCAGGCAAGGCCGAACGGTCAGACAAGGAAAAAGATATTTTGGACGATATTTCCAATCTTTATTTAGCAGATCAAACACCACTGCAAGTGATGCAGTTAGTTGAAAGTTGGCAAGCAGAATTAAGGGATGAGCAATAA
- the pcp gene encoding pyroglutamyl-peptidase I has product MKILVTGFDPFGEDKINPAIEAVNRLADEIAGTQIVKLELPTVFGECARVVHDAIVKEHPDYVLNIGQAGGRAALTPERVAINFDDGRIADNKGYQPIATPIQAAGQNAYFTQLPVKAMVRAIRQAGLPAAVSTTAGTFVCNHIMYQVQYMIDQEFPELKAGFMHIPFLPEQVIDRPEMPSLSLVDDVKGITAAIKTIVDLDGKDDIPSVEGQIA; this is encoded by the coding sequence ATGAAAATTTTAGTCACAGGTTTTGATCCTTTTGGAGAAGATAAAATTAACCCCGCAATTGAAGCTGTTAATCGTCTAGCTGATGAGATAGCGGGCACCCAAATCGTTAAACTGGAGCTTCCCACCGTCTTTGGCGAGTGTGCCCGGGTGGTACATGATGCAATTGTGAAAGAGCACCCCGACTATGTGCTGAATATTGGTCAAGCCGGAGGCCGCGCAGCGCTGACGCCTGAACGGGTAGCCATTAACTTTGATGATGGCCGGATAGCTGACAACAAGGGCTATCAACCGATTGCCACCCCGATTCAAGCGGCTGGGCAAAATGCTTACTTTACCCAGCTGCCAGTTAAGGCGATGGTGCGGGCAATTCGGCAAGCGGGTCTTCCAGCAGCCGTCTCAACTACTGCCGGAACCTTTGTGTGCAATCATATTATGTACCAAGTACAATATATGATTGATCAGGAATTTCCTGAGCTAAAAGCTGGTTTTATGCACATTCCATTTTTGCCGGAGCAAGTAATTGACCGGCCAGAAATGCCCAGCCTTAGTTTAGTAGACGATGTCAAAGGCATTACCGCGGCAATTAAGACAATTGTCGACTTGGATGGAAAAGACGATATCCCGAGCGTTGAGGGCCAGATTGCCTAA
- the groL gene encoding chaperonin GroEL (60 kDa chaperone family; promotes refolding of misfolded polypeptides especially under stressful conditions; forms two stacked rings of heptamers to form a barrel-shaped 14mer; ends can be capped by GroES; misfolded proteins enter the barrel where they are refolded when GroES binds) — MAKDIKFSEKARRSLLKGVDQLANTVKATIGPKGRNVVLEQSYGNPDITNDGVTIAKAIELKDHYENMGAKLVAEAAQKTNDIAGDGTTTAVVLTQAIVREGMKNVTAGANPVGVRRGIEKATKAVVDELHKISHTVSSKDQIAQVASVSSASKEVGDLIADAMEKVGNDGVITIEDSRGIETELSVVEGMQFDRGYLSQYMVTDNDKMEADLESPYVLITDKKISNIQDILPLLQEIVQQGKSLLIIADDVSGEALPTLVLNKIRGTFNVVAVKAPGFGDRRKEQLQDIAALTGGTVITEDLGLELKDTKLDQLGQARRITITKDSTTIVDGAGSDEAIKEREDSIRKQIEETTSDFDKKKLQERLAKLTGGVAVIHVGAATETELKERRYRIEDALNSTRAAVDEGYVAGGGTALINVMGVVRDLKGDNDDEQTGINIVLKALAAPVRQIAENAGEDGSVILNKLESQAKEVGYNAADGEWENMVEAGIIDPTKVTRTALQNAASIAALLLTTEAVVAEIPEDKPAADPAAAAGAPGMM; from the coding sequence ATGGCAAAAGATATTAAATTTTCAGAAAAAGCAAGACGTTCTTTATTAAAGGGTGTTGACCAGTTGGCAAATACCGTTAAGGCTACGATTGGCCCTAAGGGTAGAAACGTTGTCTTGGAGCAATCTTATGGTAACCCGGATATTACTAACGATGGTGTAACGATTGCCAAGGCGATTGAACTGAAAGACCACTATGAGAATATGGGTGCTAAGCTGGTGGCTGAAGCAGCTCAGAAGACTAACGATATTGCCGGTGACGGTACTACGACTGCTGTTGTTTTGACCCAAGCAATCGTGCGCGAAGGGATGAAGAACGTAACTGCCGGTGCCAACCCAGTTGGCGTGCGGCGCGGAATTGAGAAGGCCACTAAAGCAGTTGTGGACGAATTACACAAAATTAGCCACACGGTTTCTTCAAAGGATCAAATTGCCCAAGTTGCTTCCGTTTCCTCAGCTTCCAAGGAAGTCGGTGACCTAATCGCTGATGCCATGGAAAAGGTGGGTAATGACGGCGTTATTACCATTGAGGACTCACGGGGAATCGAAACTGAATTGTCAGTGGTTGAAGGAATGCAGTTTGACCGCGGCTACCTGTCACAATACATGGTAACCGACAACGATAAGATGGAAGCTGACTTAGAAAGTCCTTACGTCTTAATTACCGACAAGAAGATTTCTAATATCCAAGACATCTTGCCACTTTTGCAAGAGATCGTTCAACAAGGTAAGTCACTGCTTATTATTGCTGATGATGTGTCGGGCGAAGCACTGCCTACTTTAGTTTTGAACAAGATTCGTGGTACTTTCAACGTCGTTGCCGTTAAGGCTCCAGGTTTTGGCGACCGGCGCAAGGAACAACTGCAAGATATTGCTGCCTTAACTGGTGGTACGGTTATCACCGAAGACCTCGGCCTTGAACTCAAGGACACTAAGCTTGACCAATTGGGTCAAGCACGTCGCATCACGATTACCAAGGATTCAACGACCATTGTTGATGGTGCTGGTTCGGATGAAGCAATTAAGGAGCGGGAAGATTCAATTAGAAAGCAAATTGAAGAAACCACTTCAGACTTCGACAAGAAGAAGCTGCAAGAACGTTTAGCTAAGTTGACTGGTGGGGTAGCAGTTATTCACGTTGGTGCTGCTACTGAAACTGAACTTAAGGAACGTCGCTACCGCATCGAAGATGCTCTGAACTCTACCCGTGCAGCTGTTGATGAAGGTTACGTTGCTGGTGGTGGTACTGCTCTAATTAACGTGATGGGTGTTGTTAGAGACCTTAAGGGTGACAATGACGATGAACAGACTGGGATTAATATCGTACTTAAGGCTTTGGCTGCCCCAGTTCGGCAAATTGCTGAAAATGCTGGTGAAGATGGTTCCGTCATCTTGAACAAGCTTGAAAGTCAAGCCAAAGAAGTTGGTTACAATGCCGCTGATGGCGAATGGGAAAACATGGTTGAGGCCGGTATCATCGACCCAACTAAAGTTACCCGGACCGCTCTGCAAAACGCCGCTTCGATTGCTGCCTTGCTGCTAACAACTGAAGCTGTCGTTGCCGAAATTCCAGAAGATAAACCGGCTGCTGATCCTGCCGCTGCTGCAGGTGCTCCTGGCATGATGTAG
- the groES gene encoding co-chaperone GroES has product MLQPIGDRVIVKVKEEEEKTVGGIVLASNAKQKPTEGEIVAVGEGTYAENGNKIPMTVKTGDVVLYDKYSGTDVKYEGEKYLVLHEKDILAIVK; this is encoded by the coding sequence GTGTTACAACCAATAGGTGATCGCGTGATCGTTAAAGTTAAAGAGGAAGAAGAAAAGACTGTAGGCGGAATCGTCCTTGCTTCGAATGCTAAACAAAAACCAACTGAAGGCGAAATTGTCGCGGTTGGTGAGGGAACTTATGCTGAGAATGGCAACAAGATTCCAATGACGGTGAAGACAGGGGACGTCGTCCTGTATGATAAGTACTCAGGTACTGATGTCAAGTACGAGGGCGAGAAGTACCTGGTCCTGCACGAAAAAGATATTTTAGCAATTGTTAAGTAG
- a CDS encoding redox-sensing transcriptional repressor Rex, translating to MEKIKIPTATAKRLPLYYRYLIILNEAGKDKVSSTELSEAVQVDSASIRRDFSYFGALGKRGYGYDVKNLLSFFKKILNQDTLTNVALVGVGNLGHALLNYNFKRSNNIRISCAFDIDPKITGKILSGVPVYGMSELKQQLSDQQITIAILTVPSTTAQQTADDMVEAGIRGIMNFTPIRLSAPSGIRVQNVDLATELQTLIYFLDADKPK from the coding sequence ATGGAAAAAATAAAAATACCCACGGCGACAGCTAAGCGCTTGCCGCTGTACTATCGCTATTTAATTATCTTAAACGAAGCGGGCAAAGATAAAGTTTCTTCAACTGAACTCTCGGAAGCAGTTCAGGTTGATAGTGCTTCGATTAGACGCGACTTTTCTTATTTTGGCGCGCTGGGCAAACGCGGTTATGGTTACGATGTCAAAAATTTGCTTTCCTTTTTTAAAAAGATTCTAAATCAGGATACATTGACCAATGTGGCCCTGGTCGGCGTTGGTAATTTGGGACATGCACTGCTCAACTATAACTTCAAGCGTAGTAACAATATTCGGATTTCTTGTGCCTTCGATATTGATCCCAAGATTACCGGTAAAATCCTAAGCGGGGTGCCGGTATACGGTATGAGCGAATTGAAGCAACAGTTGAGCGACCAACAGATTACAATTGCGATTTTGACGGTGCCATCGACCACTGCCCAACAGACGGCAGACGATATGGTCGAAGCTGGAATTAGGGGGATCATGAACTTCACCCCAATTCGACTCTCAGCTCCAAGTGGGATCAGGGTCCAGAACGTTGACTTAGCGACGGAATTACAGACCTTGATTTACTTTCTTGACGCCGATAAACCCAAGTAA
- a CDS encoding ABC-F family ATP-binding cassette domain-containing protein, with protein sequence MIIAQGHDLEKQFGANTLFQHVNFSIADQARIGLVGPNGVGKTTLLKIMTGEEEASRGEFTVNKAVEVGYLAQENGLAEDKTIWDELVEVFAALIKMEQQLHALQAEITAQPHNPELLKQYDQLQFDFEQKGGYTYQADIKSILNGFNFPEATWSKVIANLSGGEKTRLAFVKLLLRKPPLLLLDEPTNYLDLDTLDWLEGYLKNYPGAILVVSHDQYFLDHLATQIFELQFGQLTVFKGNYTNYVQERELRDHQQEEAFEKQQEKIKKDEEFIQKNIVRAKTTKRAQSRRKQLEKLKRINPPKHKTKVRMTFKADRPSGKEVLILRNLAIGYPTKTMVEDISLQINQGDRVAVIGANGIGKSTLLKTIMRELQAKAGSIKYGAALDTGYYDQELQLLDPSQTVLNTIWDRHKTMPERDVRSILASFLFTAKDIDKTVSQLSGGQKARLTLTVLALEHNNFLLMDEPTNHLDLEAKEVLEQALQDFDGTLLFVSHDRYFINQLANKIVEVKDGQAQLYNGNYNYYLAEKAKQDNQSAAVVAATSSSQIDDKPTKLSYQEQKQRDSQQRKLQRQVEEVEDRIDQLEHQQEELQTQMADPEIATNFDRLGPLQDQLTAIEKDLAQANSAWETALTELDEF encoded by the coding sequence ATGATCATTGCACAAGGACACGATTTAGAAAAACAATTTGGGGCGAACACCCTATTTCAGCATGTTAACTTTTCAATTGCTGACCAGGCCAGAATTGGCTTAGTTGGGCCTAACGGTGTTGGCAAAACAACTTTACTCAAAATTATGACGGGCGAGGAAGAGGCTAGTCGGGGCGAATTTACTGTCAATAAGGCCGTCGAGGTCGGTTACCTTGCCCAAGAAAACGGACTAGCTGAAGATAAGACTATCTGGGACGAGCTGGTCGAGGTCTTTGCTGCGCTCATTAAGATGGAGCAACAGTTGCACGCTTTGCAGGCAGAAATTACCGCCCAACCTCATAATCCAGAACTATTAAAGCAATATGACCAGTTGCAGTTCGATTTTGAGCAAAAAGGGGGCTACACTTACCAGGCTGACATCAAAAGTATTTTGAATGGTTTTAACTTTCCTGAGGCGACTTGGTCCAAGGTCATTGCTAATCTATCTGGCGGTGAAAAGACGCGGCTTGCTTTTGTAAAGCTGCTCCTGCGTAAACCACCTCTGCTCCTACTCGATGAACCGACTAACTACCTTGACCTCGATACTTTGGACTGGCTGGAAGGCTACCTAAAAAACTATCCTGGGGCAATCCTAGTTGTGTCGCACGACCAATACTTCCTAGACCACTTAGCTACCCAGATTTTCGAGTTACAATTTGGCCAATTAACTGTGTTCAAGGGCAATTACACTAACTATGTACAAGAGCGCGAATTGCGCGACCACCAGCAGGAAGAAGCCTTCGAGAAACAGCAAGAAAAAATTAAGAAGGACGAAGAATTTATTCAGAAAAACATCGTCCGGGCCAAAACAACTAAACGGGCTCAAAGCCGCCGTAAACAGCTCGAAAAGCTCAAGCGAATTAATCCGCCCAAGCACAAGACCAAGGTGCGAATGACCTTCAAGGCTGACCGACCTTCCGGTAAGGAAGTCTTGATTTTGCGTAATTTGGCGATTGGCTACCCCACTAAGACCATGGTTGAGGATATTTCTTTACAAATTAATCAAGGAGATCGCGTAGCCGTGATTGGCGCTAATGGGATTGGCAAGTCCACCTTGCTCAAGACTATTATGCGGGAACTGCAAGCTAAGGCTGGTTCAATCAAGTACGGAGCAGCTCTCGATACCGGCTATTACGACCAAGAACTCCAACTGCTCGACCCTAGCCAAACCGTCTTGAATACCATTTGGGACCGCCACAAGACCATGCCAGAACGGGATGTGCGCTCGATTTTGGCTAGTTTCTTGTTTACCGCCAAGGATATTGATAAGACGGTCAGCCAACTTTCAGGTGGGCAAAAGGCTAGGTTAACTTTGACGGTTTTGGCATTAGAACATAATAACTTCCTACTAATGGATGAGCCAACCAACCACTTGGATCTAGAGGCTAAAGAGGTTTTGGAACAGGCCCTCCAGGACTTTGACGGCACTCTCTTGTTTGTGTCTCATGACCGCTACTTTATTAACCAGCTAGCCAACAAAATTGTCGAGGTTAAAGATGGCCAGGCTCAACTCTACAACGGTAACTATAACTATTATTTAGCAGAAAAAGCCAAGCAAGATAACCAAAGTGCTGCAGTCGTAGCAGCCACCAGCAGTAGTCAAATTGATGACAAGCCAACTAAGTTGTCTTATCAAGAGCAGAAACAACGTGACTCCCAGCAGCGTAAACTACAGCGCCAGGTTGAAGAAGTTGAAGACCGGATTGATCAACTGGAACACCAGCAAGAAGAGCTGCAGACGCAAATGGCGGATCCCGAGATTGCAACTAACTTCGACCGTCTGGGACCGCTCCAAGACCAGCTGACGGCGATTGAAAAAGACCTGGCCCAAGCCAACAGTGCCTGGGAAACAGCTCTGACCGAGCTAGATGAATTTTAA
- a CDS encoding GNAT family N-acetyltransferase, which translates to MEYNTSKNIDLDQLIKLYTSVGWTAYTQSPENLSAAVANSLTVITAIDAGQLVGLIRLVGDGLSIIYVQDLLVQPTYQRRGIGTQLLNLAINQYRSVRQKVLLTEEAAETRAFYEKCGFSSCDRGNLVAFYREF; encoded by the coding sequence ATGGAATACAATACCAGTAAAAACATCGACTTAGACCAACTAATTAAGTTATATACCAGCGTAGGTTGGACTGCATACACGCAAAGCCCAGAAAATTTATCTGCGGCAGTAGCCAATTCGTTAACTGTCATCACGGCAATTGACGCTGGGCAGCTAGTAGGACTCATTCGCCTTGTTGGTGATGGTCTCTCCATCATCTACGTGCAAGACTTACTAGTCCAACCAACTTACCAGCGACGCGGTATTGGCACCCAGCTACTTAACTTGGCCATAAACCAATATCGGTCTGTCCGTCAAAAAGTATTACTAACTGAAGAAGCGGCTGAGACGCGTGCGTTTTATGAAAAATGCGGTTTTAGTTCCTGTGACCGGGGTAACTTGGTCGCCTTTTACCGCGAGTTTTAA
- the tsaD gene encoding tRNA (adenosine(37)-N6)-threonylcarbamoyltransferase complex transferase subunit TsaD produces MDNKKDVRILAYESSCDETSTAVVKNGRKVESLIVATQIKSHQRFGGVVPEVASRHHIEVISQITREALAEAGVDWSEIDAIAVTSGPGLVGALLIGVSAAKAAAMATGIPLIGVDHIMGHIMAAQLTAEIDYPALALQVSGGHTEIVLLKDPTHLEIIGDTRDDAAGEAYDKIGRVLGVNYPAGKTIDEWAHQGKDTFNFPRAMMEDDNYDFSFSGLKSAFINTCHHADQIHQSLDKYDLAASFQAAVVEVLVTKTLRAIKAYQPRTFIMGGGVAANRGLRDRMSQEIDNFREELKPKVILPPLKLCGDNAAMIGAAAYNLYQAGEFADLTLNANPSLELPYAQSMLT; encoded by the coding sequence TTGGATAATAAAAAAGATGTCCGTATTTTGGCATATGAAAGTTCTTGTGATGAGACCTCCACTGCTGTAGTCAAGAACGGTCGCAAAGTGGAAAGCCTGATTGTGGCCACCCAAATAAAGAGCCATCAACGCTTTGGCGGTGTTGTACCAGAAGTTGCGAGTCGGCACCACATTGAAGTTATCAGCCAAATCACTCGTGAAGCTCTAGCTGAAGCTGGTGTAGATTGGTCAGAGATTGATGCTATTGCTGTGACCAGTGGTCCTGGCCTAGTTGGCGCCCTCCTGATCGGTGTTAGTGCAGCCAAGGCGGCAGCAATGGCAACGGGTATTCCACTAATTGGCGTCGACCACATTATGGGTCATATTATGGCCGCTCAGTTAACCGCCGAAATTGACTATCCCGCATTAGCCCTGCAAGTTTCCGGTGGGCACACCGAAATTGTCTTACTGAAAGATCCGACCCATTTGGAAATCATTGGCGATACCCGTGATGATGCTGCGGGAGAAGCCTACGATAAGATTGGTCGCGTGCTAGGAGTCAATTACCCGGCTGGAAAGACCATCGACGAGTGGGCCCACCAGGGCAAAGATACTTTCAACTTTCCCCGGGCGATGATGGAAGATGACAATTATGACTTTTCTTTTTCAGGACTTAAGAGTGCCTTTATCAATACCTGCCATCACGCTGACCAGATTCATCAGAGTTTAGACAAGTATGATTTAGCAGCAAGCTTTCAGGCAGCCGTGGTTGAAGTCTTGGTGACCAAAACGTTGCGGGCAATTAAAGCTTACCAACCGCGCACTTTTATTATGGGCGGGGGAGTTGCAGCTAATCGCGGGCTGCGCGACCGCATGAGCCAGGAGATTGACAACTTTAGGGAGGAGCTGAAGCCCAAGGTTATCTTGCCTCCCCTGAAGTTGTGCGGCGATAATGCGGCGATGATTGGGGCAGCTGCTTATAACCTGTATCAAGCAGGTGAGTTTGCCGACCTAACCCTAAATGCGAATCCATCGCTGGAGCTACCTTATGCCCAGTCAATGCTAACTTAA
- the rimI gene encoding ribosomal protein S18-alanine N-acetyltransferase: protein MVPTRIMWKKFEQVVQFRQHRPPIDQTFKPLGLSVSNHSMQVQQAKSGDIPALLLLEKRVYNGRVPWSRATLQSELRQKSSLYLVVYEAATLVALAGIRWGSAEAHITNLAVDPDWQGQGLGSCLLERLIQLAQQWSCQRVSLEVRADNAIARRLYEEFGFTVKFVRPNYYQDVQQDGLKMVLRLD, encoded by the coding sequence ATGGTCCCGACAAGGATTATGTGGAAGAAGTTTGAGCAGGTGGTGCAATTTAGGCAGCACCGGCCTCCCATTGACCAGACCTTTAAGCCCCTTGGGTTGAGCGTGAGCAATCATTCAATGCAGGTGCAGCAGGCAAAAAGTGGAGATATTCCGGCTTTGCTGCTACTTGAAAAGCGGGTCTATAATGGTCGAGTGCCATGGAGCCGAGCGACTTTACAAAGCGAATTACGGCAAAAAAGTTCACTTTATTTGGTTGTGTACGAAGCTGCCACCCTGGTTGCTTTGGCTGGTATTCGGTGGGGCAGTGCCGAAGCCCATATTACCAATCTGGCAGTTGACCCTGATTGGCAAGGGCAAGGTCTGGGGAGCTGCTTATTAGAAAGACTAATTCAATTAGCCCAGCAGTGGAGCTGTCAACGGGTTAGTTTAGAAGTTCGGGCTGATAACGCGATTGCGCGGCGATTATATGAGGAATTTGGTTTTACCGTTAAATTTGTGCGACCAAATTACTATCAAGATGTTCAGCAAGATGGCTTGAAGATGGTGTTAAGGCTAGATTAG